A single region of the Microcoleus sp. FACHB-831 genome encodes:
- the speY gene encoding deoxyhypusine synthase yields the protein MSKQLGNKIAPAPMPSALNVVDLVDGYFSAYNSARLREICHLLSREVFQEGVTVGVSLSGAMTPAGFGVGLLAPLIRNGFIDWAISTGANLYHDMHFGLGFDLYAGNPFVDDVKLRQEGTIRIYDIVFGYDVLLQTDAFIRKILQAEPFQKRMGTAEFHYLLGKYVREVEKQIGVEHSCLLATAYECGVPIYTSSPGDSSIGMNVAALALEGSKLVIDPSIDVNETAAIAYSARDTGNPDLEGKSAAIIIGGGSPKNFLLQTQPQLHEVLGLEERGHDYFVQITDARPDTGGLSGATPSEAVSWGKIDPEELPSTIVCYTDSTIGVPIITAYVMNQCQPRPLKRLYDKREDMLEKLRTDYLAAKTQPVEEIPAAVADIASEQPVATYPCGRVIPSSGI from the coding sequence ATGTCAAAGCAACTGGGTAACAAAATCGCACCCGCCCCCATGCCATCAGCACTTAACGTGGTGGATCTAGTTGATGGTTATTTCAGCGCCTACAATTCGGCTCGTCTGCGGGAAATTTGCCACCTGCTCAGTCGGGAAGTGTTCCAAGAAGGCGTAACAGTAGGAGTTAGCCTATCAGGTGCAATGACTCCTGCTGGGTTCGGCGTGGGGCTTTTGGCTCCCCTGATTCGCAATGGCTTTATTGACTGGGCAATCAGCACGGGCGCTAATCTATACCACGATATGCATTTTGGGTTAGGTTTCGATCTCTACGCGGGCAATCCGTTTGTGGATGATGTCAAGTTGCGTCAGGAAGGCACAATTCGCATTTACGACATTGTGTTTGGCTATGACGTGCTGTTGCAAACCGATGCTTTTATTCGCAAAATTCTGCAAGCAGAACCTTTTCAGAAGCGGATGGGTACTGCGGAGTTTCACTACCTGCTGGGTAAGTACGTGCGGGAAGTGGAAAAGCAGATAGGGGTGGAGCATTCTTGTTTGCTAGCTACAGCTTATGAATGCGGAGTTCCTATTTATACGTCTTCGCCTGGGGATAGTTCAATTGGGATGAACGTAGCGGCTTTGGCGTTGGAAGGTTCAAAGCTGGTGATAGATCCATCGATAGATGTGAACGAGACAGCAGCGATCGCATACTCAGCCCGCGATACTGGCAACCCGGACTTAGAAGGGAAAAGCGCTGCTATCATTATCGGCGGTGGCAGTCCCAAGAACTTCCTGTTGCAAACCCAGCCGCAACTGCATGAAGTGTTAGGTTTAGAGGAGCGCGGACACGATTATTTCGTGCAGATTACAGATGCGCGTCCGGATACGGGTGGTTTATCTGGTGCAACCCCAAGTGAAGCTGTGAGTTGGGGGAAGATTGACCCGGAAGAGTTACCCAGCACGATTGTTTGTTATACCGACAGCACGATAGGAGTTCCCATCATCACCGCCTATGTGATGAACCAGTGCCAACCTCGTCCGTTAAAGCGGTTGTATGACAAACGGGAAGATATGCTGGAAAAATTGCGGACAGACTATTTGGCAGCTAAAACTCAGCCAGTTGAGGAAATTCCGGCAGCTGTAGCAGACATTGCTTCTGAACAACCTGTAGCGACATATCCTTGCGGGAGAGTTATTCCCAGTAGCGGTATTTAA
- a CDS encoding O-acetyl-ADP-ribose deacetylase: MLLSRIAVIQGNITLTKVDAIVNAANSSLLGGGGVDGAIHRAAGPDLVAECRQLNGCAIGEAKITQGYNLAADWVIHTVGPVWQGGGNREDELLANCYRNSLALAAQYEIRTIAFPAISTGRYRFPQIRAAKIALTEVNKFFQRNNSVEQVIFVCFGDSAYNSYVAAIKEIVCE; encoded by the coding sequence ATGCTACTAAGTAGAATAGCAGTCATTCAAGGCAATATAACCCTTACAAAGGTAGATGCTATTGTCAACGCAGCAAATAGCTCTCTTTTGGGTGGCGGCGGTGTGGATGGGGCAATTCACCGCGCCGCTGGGCCAGATTTGGTGGCAGAATGTCGCCAACTCAATGGCTGCGCCATTGGTGAGGCCAAGATTACTCAGGGATACAATCTTGCCGCAGATTGGGTAATTCACACAGTTGGACCAGTTTGGCAGGGTGGTGGGAACAGAGAAGATGAGTTGCTAGCCAATTGTTATCGCAACAGCCTAGCCTTAGCCGCCCAATACGAAATTCGCACCATCGCCTTCCCAGCCATCAGCACTGGCAGATACCGATTCCCGCAGATCCGCGCCGCAAAAATTGCTTTAACAGAGGTCAACAAGTTTTTCCAGCGCAATAACTCAGTTGAGCAAGTTATTTTTGTTTGCTTCGGAGATAGCGCCTACAATTCTTATGTTGCTGCTATCAAAGAAATCGTTTGTGAGTGA
- a CDS encoding response regulator: MTKILVIEDEAPIRENILELLDAEGFDTIGAEDGRIGLQLALSQMPDLIVCDGLMPYLDGNSVLTALRSNPLTSTIPFIFLTAKAAKTDMRQGMELGADDYITKPFTADELLGAIAARLEKHAAFEREQMRKIDDLRSNITLSLPHELHTPLNGILTCSQMLMDEADSLDTQEILEMAGDIRTSAERLYRLVQNFLLYAQLELIGADSEQIEALRQSSRTNSAKVAIADAAIKKAQQSCREFDLQLDLTDAAVSISEIKLRKIVEELMDNACKFSIPKTAITVASSCENNTFVLSVTDNGQGMTVGQIAAIGAYMRFERKLSSHQGSGLGLLIVKRLAELHAGQLAIDSIPGKQTTVRVILPLK; this comes from the coding sequence ATGACAAAAATTCTAGTAATTGAAGACGAAGCACCCATCCGGGAAAATATTCTTGAGTTGCTGGATGCTGAGGGGTTCGACACCATTGGAGCCGAAGATGGCCGGATTGGTTTGCAGTTGGCGCTTTCTCAGATGCCAGATCTTATTGTCTGCGATGGTTTGATGCCTTACCTAGATGGTAATAGCGTACTGACGGCGCTACGCTCCAATCCTCTAACATCGACAATTCCGTTTATTTTTTTAACGGCAAAAGCAGCCAAAACGGATATGCGTCAAGGGATGGAGTTGGGCGCAGACGACTATATTACCAAGCCGTTTACCGCAGATGAATTGCTCGGAGCGATCGCCGCGAGGTTGGAAAAACACGCAGCGTTTGAACGAGAGCAGATGAGGAAAATCGATGATTTACGCAGTAATATCACCCTTTCTCTGCCTCACGAACTGCACACGCCCCTCAATGGCATTCTGACTTGTTCGCAAATGCTAATGGATGAGGCGGACTCTTTAGATACGCAAGAAATTCTAGAAATGGCAGGGGATATTCGTACTTCTGCCGAACGTTTATATAGGCTAGTTCAGAATTTTTTGCTGTATGCCCAACTAGAGTTAATAGGAGCTGATTCAGAGCAGATAGAGGCGTTACGACAGAGCAGCCGGACTAATTCTGCTAAAGTTGCGATCGCAGATGCGGCGATTAAAAAAGCACAGCAGTCTTGCAGGGAATTCGATTTGCAATTAGACCTGACTGATGCTGCTGTCTCTATTTCTGAGATCAAACTGCGAAAAATTGTCGAAGAGCTGATGGACAATGCCTGTAAATTTTCCATCCCCAAAACCGCGATTACAGTTGCCAGTAGTTGTGAAAATAACACTTTTGTCCTGTCTGTAACCGACAACGGGCAGGGTATGACGGTAGGGCAAATTGCTGCTATCGGAGCCTATATGCGGTTTGAGCGCAAGCTTTCTTCCCATCAAGGTTCTGGTTTAGGTCTGCTCATCGTTAAACGTCTAGCGGAACTACACGCAGGACAACTAGCGATCGACAGCATCCCCGGTAAACAAACCACCGTGCGTGTTATCTTGCCGCTCAAATAG
- a CDS encoding ATP-binding protein, with protein sequence MSITTIKSEPGQGQLNIESTLQGLSLYDACIQIEHTPEQILSLFEVNPLLPGLIIMDKTQLVGMISRRRFFEYMSRRYSLELITKRHLQGLYQFSHTELLVFPGYTSITAAVRETLRRSPALIYEPVIVQTTPGVYKLLDVHQLLMAHSEVHEIAMAAHKQMGMALQEAKEQLQAVLDAVPGFVSWISSDLRYLGVNRNLAESFNLSPETFASQEIGFLNVSPNFTQFMGEFFANTTETVSQQMTTEVDGESRSYLMVAQKYNQGKAAVTVGVDISKIKRLEEELRKSLEHEKELSELKSRFVSMTSHEFRTPLSTILSSADLLQRYSHKWPEEKKLFHINRIQTTVKHMVRLLDDVLTIGKAEAGRLELNFVPLNVEKFCQEMVEELRASDRGQHTISFTDKCGSTCFGLDEKVLRHILSNLLSNAVKYSPPGSEVKFEVACLDEALVFKVEDQGIGIPTEDQRRLFEPFHRAANVGNLPGTGLGLAIVKKCVDLHGGDLKVDSQVGIGTTFTVTLAATCLHAGVSTHTEDWVVGGNGGHKQFSDRLRIA encoded by the coding sequence ATGTCAATAACAACAATCAAGTCTGAACCGGGCCAGGGTCAACTTAATATCGAATCAACCTTACAGGGATTGAGCCTGTACGACGCTTGCATACAGATTGAACACACGCCAGAACAGATTCTTAGCCTGTTTGAGGTAAATCCCCTCCTGCCCGGTCTGATAATCATGGATAAAACCCAGCTTGTGGGCATGATCTCCAGGCGGCGTTTTTTTGAATATATGAGCCGTCGCTACAGCCTGGAGTTAATTACCAAACGGCATTTGCAAGGACTCTACCAATTTAGCCATACCGAACTTTTAGTTTTTCCTGGTTACACTTCCATTACCGCAGCAGTGCGAGAGACGTTGAGGCGATCGCCTGCCTTGATCTACGAACCAGTCATCGTGCAAACCACTCCCGGCGTCTATAAATTATTAGACGTGCATCAACTGCTGATGGCGCACTCAGAAGTGCATGAAATAGCGATGGCAGCGCACAAGCAGATGGGAATGGCGCTACAAGAGGCAAAAGAGCAACTTCAAGCAGTTTTAGATGCAGTGCCGGGTTTTGTCTCCTGGATTAGCTCAGATTTGCGATACCTTGGGGTCAACCGGAATTTAGCCGAATCTTTCAATTTATCGCCAGAGACGTTTGCCTCACAGGAAATTGGCTTTCTTAACGTCAGCCCTAACTTTACCCAATTCATGGGTGAGTTTTTTGCCAACACCACTGAGACAGTATCCCAGCAGATGACAACAGAAGTTGACGGCGAATCCCGTAGTTATCTGATGGTGGCTCAAAAATATAATCAGGGTAAGGCTGCCGTGACCGTTGGCGTAGATATCAGCAAGATCAAGCGCCTAGAGGAAGAACTGCGTAAATCGCTAGAACATGAAAAAGAACTCTCAGAACTGAAATCGCGCTTTGTATCGATGACCTCTCATGAGTTTCGCACTCCTTTGAGTACCATCCTCTCTTCTGCCGACTTATTGCAACGCTACAGCCACAAATGGCCGGAAGAGAAAAAACTCTTTCACATAAATCGCATTCAAACTACAGTCAAGCACATGGTCAGATTGCTAGATGACGTGCTGACTATTGGTAAAGCAGAAGCAGGACGGCTGGAGTTGAACTTCGTACCGCTAAATGTGGAAAAATTTTGTCAAGAAATGGTGGAAGAGTTGAGGGCGAGCGATCGCGGCCAGCACACCATTAGCTTTACCGATAAGTGCGGAAGTACCTGTTTTGGTTTGGATGAAAAAGTGCTGCGGCACATCCTCAGCAATCTGCTTTCCAACGCTGTCAAATACTCGCCTCCGGGTAGCGAGGTAAAATTTGAAGTCGCCTGCTTAGATGAGGCGCTAGTCTTCAAAGTTGAAGACCAAGGCATTGGTATTCCTACCGAAGACCAACGGCGTTTGTTTGAGCCATTTCATCGCGCTGCAAATGTCGGCAACCTGCCTGGAACTGGGTTGGGGCTAGCGATAGTAAAGAAGTGCGTGGACTTGCACGGCGGCGATCTCAAAGTGGATAGTCAAGTGGGAATCGGGACTACATTTACCGTCACGCTAGCAGCTACCTGCCTGCACGCGGGTGTAAGTACTCACACAGAGGACTGGGTTGTGGGTGGGAACGGGGGACACAAACAGTTTAGCGATCGCCTACGGATCGCCTAA
- the cobO gene encoding cob(I)yrinic acid a,c-diamide adenosyltransferase, which translates to MEPSSLTSDQYQRKMQRRKEVQEQRVAKASLEKGLIIVNTGNGKGKTTAALGIVLRSLGHGYKVAIVQFIKGAWEPAEKSILSMFPNQLEFYAMGEGFTWETQDRERDIQKANEAWETALNFIRNPDFKLVLLDEINVAMKLGYLQVENVLAGLEEKPDDSHVILTGRGAPQELIERADLVTEMTLVKHPFREQGVKAQPGIEF; encoded by the coding sequence ATGGAGCCATCGTCGCTAACTTCAGATCAGTACCAACGAAAGATGCAGCGGCGTAAGGAAGTGCAAGAGCAACGGGTTGCAAAAGCGTCCCTAGAGAAGGGCTTAATTATTGTTAATACTGGCAATGGTAAAGGAAAAACTACTGCTGCTTTGGGGATAGTGTTGCGATCGCTCGGTCATGGCTATAAAGTCGCGATCGTACAATTTATTAAAGGAGCTTGGGAACCCGCAGAAAAATCTATCCTTAGTATGTTCCCAAATCAGCTCGAATTCTATGCGATGGGAGAAGGCTTCACCTGGGAAACTCAAGACCGAGAGCGAGATATCCAGAAAGCGAATGAAGCCTGGGAAACTGCTCTCAACTTTATCCGCAATCCTGATTTTAAGCTAGTACTGCTTGATGAAATTAACGTAGCTATGAAGCTAGGTTATTTGCAGGTTGAAAATGTATTAGCTGGGTTGGAAGAAAAGCCAGATGATTCTCACGTTATTCTTACTGGTAGAGGCGCACCACAAGAGTTGATTGAACGAGCCGACTTAGTAACTGAAATGACTTTAGTTAAGCATCCGTTCCGCGAACAAGGCGTTAAGGCGCAACCAGGTATAGAATTTTAA
- a CDS encoding RNA polymerase sigma factor, RpoD/SigA family, translating into MPTANTQKKTTKPPTFTADMVRTYLHEIGRVPLLTHEQEIVYGKQVQQMMALMEAHDALAEKLEREPTQKEWADRVKLSEGELNKIVTLGTRAKRKMIEANLRLVVAIAKKYQKRNMEFLDLIQEGTLGLERGVEKFDPMRGYKFSTYAYWWIRQAITRAIAQQARAIRLPIHITEKLNKIKKVQRELTQQLGRSPTPGEIAVALELEPSQIREYLNIARQPISLDIRVGDNQDTELQDLLEDEGPSPEHYMTQESLRQDLDDLLAELTPQQREVLTLRFGLEDGNELSLAKVGQRLNLSRERVRQLEHQALAQLRRRHGNVREYIAAS; encoded by the coding sequence ATGCCAACTGCCAACACCCAAAAAAAGACGACTAAACCACCTACGTTCACGGCTGATATGGTTCGCACCTATCTGCATGAGATTGGTCGCGTGCCCCTGCTGACCCATGAACAAGAAATTGTCTACGGAAAGCAGGTACAGCAAATGATGGCGCTCATGGAGGCACATGATGCCTTGGCGGAAAAACTGGAGCGCGAACCCACACAAAAAGAGTGGGCGGATCGCGTTAAGCTCTCGGAAGGAGAACTTAACAAGATCGTAACGCTAGGGACGCGAGCAAAGCGCAAGATGATTGAAGCAAACTTGCGTCTAGTTGTAGCGATCGCCAAGAAGTACCAAAAGCGCAACATGGAATTTCTGGATCTAATTCAGGAAGGAACGTTGGGCTTAGAGCGCGGTGTAGAGAAATTTGACCCGATGCGCGGTTATAAATTCTCGACCTACGCTTACTGGTGGATTCGTCAGGCAATTACCCGAGCGATCGCTCAACAAGCGCGTGCCATTCGCCTGCCCATCCATATTACCGAAAAGCTCAATAAGATCAAGAAAGTGCAACGCGAACTCACTCAGCAGTTGGGCCGCAGCCCCACTCCAGGCGAGATTGCCGTAGCGTTGGAATTAGAACCCTCTCAGATCCGCGAATACCTGAATATTGCCCGTCAACCGATTTCTTTGGATATCCGAGTTGGGGATAATCAGGATACTGAACTGCAAGACTTGCTCGAAGATGAAGGCCCGTCGCCAGAGCATTACATGACTCAAGAGTCTCTGCGGCAAGACTTGGACGACTTGCTCGCAGAACTCACTCCCCAACAGCGGGAAGTGCTAACCCTGCGCTTTGGTTTAGAGGATGGCAACGAGCTTTCCTTAGCTAAAGTCGGTCAGCGACTCAACCTCAGTCGCGAACGAGTGCGACAGTTGGAACACCAAGCTCTAGCGCAGTTGCGTCGTCGTCATGGCAATGTCCGCGAGTACATCGCAGCTAGTTAA